From the genome of Methanoregula boonei 6A8:
GCTGGAGGTAAAGTTTTCCCATCGTAAAAAAGATCCATTCACGGAATCTTTACAGGCCCTTGCGGATTTCCCGGATCTCCATTTCATCCGTCAGCGGGAACAAAAGGGGCTTGGGGATGCAGTAAACCTCGCCGGGCGACACTGCGATAACGAACCATTTGCCGTACTGCTGGGCGATACCATCTGCATCTCTCCTGCAAAGGAAAAACCCTGTACCCGCCAGATGATGGATGCATTCGAACGCCACCGGCGATCGATCATAGCAGTTGAACCCGTAGCAGGGAACAAGATACAGGATTACGGCATTATTGACGGCAGGGAGATCGAAAAGGGCGTCTACGAGATAGATGATATTGTGGAAAAACCTGCCCCGGAGCATGCACCCTCAAATCTTGGGGCGATCGGGCGCTATGTCCTTACCCCGGAGATCTTTTTCCTGCTTGCCGATGCAACACCCGGGGTTGGCGGCGAGATCCAGCTTACCGATGCACTCCGCCGGCTGGACAGGCCCTTAGGCCTTGTCACCAACTGCCGCCGTTACGATATCGGAGACAAACTGGGCTGGATGAAATCCAGCATCGAGCTCACGCTCGAACGCGAGGAGTTTGCCGGGGAGATTCGTCCGTTTTTGTCAAAACTCCTGAAAGGTGAAGGTTCATGACGTTTGATTCCCGCGAAGAACTTGATACGATACGTAAAAACCTTGGTGAGCTCTCCTTTGAAGACCGGAGGGTGCTGGTGACCGGGGGTGCCGGTTTTCTCGGTTCGTGGATGTGTGAATTCCTGATAGATTCTGGGGCATCAGTTACCTGTGTTGACAACTTTGCAAGCGGCCGAAAAGAAAACATTCATGCCCTTATGGCAAACGAACGGTTCCGGTTTATCGAGCACGATATTTCCCGGTCGCTTCCCGTTGAGACACCTGTAGATTATGTTTTCCACATGGCCAGCCGGGCTTCCCCGTTCGAGTTCGAGCGTTACCCCATTGAGATCTTAAGGGCAAACACGCAGGGCGTGATGATTGCGCTTGAGATCGCAAAAAAGCACAACGCACGATTTGTCTTTACCTCCACAAGCGAGGTGTACGGGAACCCGGATATCGTCCCTACACCAGAAACTTACCACGGGAATGTAAACCCGGTCGGGTTACGCGGGTGCTATGACGAGGCAAAACGCTGTGGTGAAGCCTACGTGATCGCCTACCGCCGGGAGCACCGGCTCAACACCCGCATCGCCCGGATCTTCAACACCTACGGCCCCCGCATACGGATGGACGGTATCTACGGCAGGGTTATTCCCCGGTTCATCGACCAGGCCCTGACCGGTAAACCCATCACGGTATTTGGCGATGGATCCCAGACCCGGAGTTTTACTTATGTGACAGACCAGATTGAAGGGCTTCTCCGGCTGGCGGCACTGGATGATGCGGAGGGACAGGTAATCAATATCGGGAATGTGAATGAGATCACGGTTCTTGAACTGGCACGAAAGGTCATCGCCCTTACCGGGTCGAAATCGGCCCTGACATTCCATCCGCTCCCGGAGGATGACCCGCTTCGGAGAAGGCCGGATGTGACAAAGGCAAAGAAGATCCTCGATTGGCAGCCGAAGGTGCCGCTGGAAAAAGGGCTGGGGCGGATGATTGAATGGATAAAACCACATAATTGACTGCCTGGATAAAGCCCCGGACACCATCGTTGAGAACAACTCTGTTCCCGAAAACTATACACTTTTATTGTATTCATGACGATTATTATGCTATAAATCCAAGAATATTATTGCCGTTTCAGAAGTGAGCGATCGATGAAAAACGTCATAATAACCGGATCGAGCGGGTTAATCGGCAGCGCATGTGTGGAAAAATTTCTGCACGAAGGCTGGCATGTAACCGGCGTGGATAATTTCACGCGGGAGAAATTATTTGGCAAAGAGGCCGACACGCACAGCAATCTCGATCCTCTGAAAAAAGAGAGGAATTTCACCAATATCGAATCAGATATCCGGAACAACGAGGTTGTTACACCGCTGATCAAGGATGCGGATGCGATAGTGCACCTTGCAGCGCAGCCGTCGCATCCACGATCCCTGGAGATCCCAATGGAGGATTTCCAGATCAATGCGTTTGGGACTCTCAACCTTCTTGAACTAACGAGGAAATATAATCCGGATATTCCGTTTGCGTATATGTCCTCAAATAAAGTATACGGGGACTATCCCAATTATTACAATTATACCACCATTGAAAACGGGGTCTATAAACGGTATGAGAACACCGCACTGGAATCCTTTGACGAGTACCTGCCAATAGACGGGTGCGGCCATACACCGTTTGGGGTATCGAAAGCTGCGGCCGATATGTACTGTCAGGAATATGCGATCAATTATGGCATGACCACGGCAACATTCCGGGGCGGGTGCCTGATCGGGTCGCACCAGAAAGCAGTTGAGATGCACGGGTTCCTGGGATTTTTCACCAAACAGATCCTGCAGCAGAACAAATTGTTTGTGTATGGCGGGGGATACCGGGTCCGGGACAACATCCATTCCAGCGATGTGGCGGATGTTCTGTACAGGTGGATAACCAAACCTGTACCGTCCCAAACGGGGAAATTCGGGAAACCGTACAACCTCGGCGGCATGCGGGCCAATTCAGTCTCAATCTACGAGACCATTGCGGCCATCGAGGCAAAAACAGGGTTAAAGGCCAATTTCGAAGAAGCACCCGAACGGGAAAGCGATCATCTCTGGTGGATCAGCAACATGTCCAGATTCAAGAATGATTACCCGGACTGGAAAGGCCCAAAGAAAGATCTGGACTATATCTTTAATGAACTCCTCCACAACTGGATCGATATATTCCATCTGGATCTCGATCTTAAAGAGCCGCATTATTTCCGGGAGCTCCGTACATGAGAGTGCTGATAACCGGGGGTGCCGGGTTTGTCGGGTCAAATCTTGCGATTTTCCTGAAAAACCGCCTGCCTGCCACCACGGTTATCTGTTTTGATAACCTGAAACGAAGAGGTTCCGAACTGAATCTTACCCGGTTGAAAGTGGCCGGGATCCAATTTACCCATGGGGATGTCCGGAATGAGGAAGATTTCGAGGCGCTTCCTCCTTTTGACCTGATGATCGAATGCTCAGCTGAACCTTCGGTTCTTGCGGGGGTCGGATCGTCACCATCGTATGTCATGAACACGAACCTGCTGGGCACGATTAACTGCCTTGAAGCAGTCAGGAAAAACCATGCGGCCATCCTCTTTCTCTCCACGAGCCGGGTGTATCCCATCCGACCGATCAATGCTCTTCCGTTCCGCGAGGAGGCCACCCGGTTCTCGCTGGGAGATACCACGGGAATTCCCGGGGTGAGCTCTCGGGGGATTGCCGAAGAGTTCCCCCTCGCCGGCCCCCGGTCGATCTATGGGGCGACCAAGTTATGCTCTGAGTATCTCATCCAGGAGTACTGCGCATCATATGGTATCCATGCAATCATCAACCGGTGCGGGCTTATCGCCGGGCCGTGGCAGATGGGCAAAGTCGATCAGGGTGTGGTGATGCTCTGGGCGGCATGTCACCGGTTCAGAAAAGATCTAGCCTATATCGGGTACTACGGTACAGGAAAACAGGTCCGGGATGTGCTGCATATCGATGATCTCTGTGATCTGGTCCTTGCGCAGATGAAACGTCTTGATGAATTTTCCGGGGAGATATTCAACGCTGGCGGCGGACTGAACAACAGCATCTCGCTCCAGGAGATGACCGCGATATGCCGGGAAGTTACCGGAGAAACAATTCCTGTACGTTCTGTTCCGGAGACCCGGCCAAACGACCTCATCTGGTATGTTACCGATAATTCCCGAGTCTCCCGCACCTTTGGCTGGAAACCACAACGATCGGTTAAGGATACCGTCACGGATATTACGCGGTGGATTGATTCCAGCAGGGCATTACTCTCCAATATTTTATAGGGGCTTTTTGACGTGACAAGCGGGAATACCTATTTTGTTTCATGTATCGTCCCTGCCCGAAACGAAGAGGGGAACATTACTTCCGTGATCGCTGCATTGACGCCGGTCCTGCAAAGTGTCCCCATCATCAGGGACTATGAGATCGTTGTGGTAGATGACAACAGCACCGATTCCACCGGGAGATTGATCGATACCCTTGCGCAGAACGACCCGCATGTCCGGCCGGTCCACCGGACCACCTCGCCCGGGTTTGGCAATGCCATTAAAGCCGGCATGAAAGAAGCCCGTGGGGATATTCTCATCCCGTTTATGGGCGATCTCTCGGATAATCCTCACGACATTCCCCGGCTCGTGGAACGAATTGACGAAGGATACGATGTAGCTTACGGTTCCCGTTTCGTGGAGGGAGGAGCGCTCAACGGATACCCTAAAGCAAAGATGATCGCCAACCGTGCCTTCAATAACCTGGTCCGGCTGGCGTTCGGGATACCCTTCCGAGATGTGACCAACGCATTCAAAGCGTACCGTAGAGAAGTTATCGATGAGATTGGGACAGATACCTTGGAATCCATTGGGTTCGATCTCACGGTCGAAATCCCGATCAAGGCACATATCCTGGGATTCCGGAGTTCCGAGGTCCCGGTCCAGTGGACGGACCGGACTGCTGGCGAGGCAAAGCTGAAGCTGTCCCGGAACGGCTCGGTCTATGGCAAACGGTTCCTGAATCTGTTCATCCACGGGAACCTCGTGGCTCTCAAAGACCTCTTCCGGTATTTTGTGAAAGGTTCCTGGCTGGGAATTATCCTCGCACTGGTCTTTGGTCTCCTTATCCTTGCGTTCCTCTT
Proteins encoded in this window:
- the galU gene encoding UTP--glucose-1-phosphate uridylyltransferase GalU; translation: MKGGQHVRKAVIPAAGLGTRFLPITKAQPKEMLPVVDKPVIQYVVEEAIQSGIDDILIITGRNKRAIEDHFDRCFELEVKFSHRKKDPFTESLQALADFPDLHFIRQREQKGLGDAVNLAGRHCDNEPFAVLLGDTICISPAKEKPCTRQMMDAFERHRRSIIAVEPVAGNKIQDYGIIDGREIEKGVYEIDDIVEKPAPEHAPSNLGAIGRYVLTPEIFFLLADATPGVGGEIQLTDALRRLDRPLGLVTNCRRYDIGDKLGWMKSSIELTLEREEFAGEIRPFLSKLLKGEGS
- a CDS encoding UDP-glucuronic acid decarboxylase family protein; translated protein: MTFDSREELDTIRKNLGELSFEDRRVLVTGGAGFLGSWMCEFLIDSGASVTCVDNFASGRKENIHALMANERFRFIEHDISRSLPVETPVDYVFHMASRASPFEFERYPIEILRANTQGVMIALEIAKKHNARFVFTSTSEVYGNPDIVPTPETYHGNVNPVGLRGCYDEAKRCGEAYVIAYRREHRLNTRIARIFNTYGPRIRMDGIYGRVIPRFIDQALTGKPITVFGDGSQTRSFTYVTDQIEGLLRLAALDDAEGQVINIGNVNEITVLELARKVIALTGSKSALTFHPLPEDDPLRRRPDVTKAKKILDWQPKVPLEKGLGRMIEWIKPHN
- a CDS encoding NAD-dependent epimerase/dehydratase family protein yields the protein MKNVIITGSSGLIGSACVEKFLHEGWHVTGVDNFTREKLFGKEADTHSNLDPLKKERNFTNIESDIRNNEVVTPLIKDADAIVHLAAQPSHPRSLEIPMEDFQINAFGTLNLLELTRKYNPDIPFAYMSSNKVYGDYPNYYNYTTIENGVYKRYENTALESFDEYLPIDGCGHTPFGVSKAAADMYCQEYAINYGMTTATFRGGCLIGSHQKAVEMHGFLGFFTKQILQQNKLFVYGGGYRVRDNIHSSDVADVLYRWITKPVPSQTGKFGKPYNLGGMRANSVSIYETIAAIEAKTGLKANFEEAPERESDHLWWISNMSRFKNDYPDWKGPKKDLDYIFNELLHNWIDIFHLDLDLKEPHYFRELRT
- a CDS encoding NAD-dependent epimerase/dehydratase family protein, with the translated sequence MRVLITGGAGFVGSNLAIFLKNRLPATTVICFDNLKRRGSELNLTRLKVAGIQFTHGDVRNEEDFEALPPFDLMIECSAEPSVLAGVGSSPSYVMNTNLLGTINCLEAVRKNHAAILFLSTSRVYPIRPINALPFREEATRFSLGDTTGIPGVSSRGIAEEFPLAGPRSIYGATKLCSEYLIQEYCASYGIHAIINRCGLIAGPWQMGKVDQGVVMLWAACHRFRKDLAYIGYYGTGKQVRDVLHIDDLCDLVLAQMKRLDEFSGEIFNAGGGLNNSISLQEMTAICREVTGETIPVRSVPETRPNDLIWYVTDNSRVSRTFGWKPQRSVKDTVTDITRWIDSSRALLSNIL